Proteins from a single region of Nakamurella deserti:
- a CDS encoding DUF445 domain-containing protein, translating into MSITMESPADRARAVALRRMKVVATSLLGLMAVVFVIAWTLQDTHPAWGYVRAMSEAGMVGALADWFAVTALFRRPLGLPIPHTAIIPERKDAIGESLTSFVADNFLNEDVVRAKLARFSVAHRAGQWLSRPESAERVSAELGAALNGIGNVLDDDDVSDVMASMIQRRATDFEVGPPLGRVLGDVVSRGDHLDLVDVLVERIHEWVLRNEHLVSGAVLNRAPSWTPKFLDVIVTDRLFNEVERFVRGVRDDKNHQLRIAVDRFLAELADDLQHDEITRARAETVKQRIVDNPEVQKLVRSAWGSVKATLLDAANDPTSTLRVRAAATIGDFGRKLLDDAELAGKIDRWIGDAAGYGARHYAHEVAAIINDTVANWDGEATSRKLELLVGRDLQFIRINGTVVGSLAGLVIYTVAHNFLG; encoded by the coding sequence ATGAGCATCACGATGGAGTCGCCCGCCGACCGGGCGCGGGCCGTGGCGTTGCGCCGGATGAAGGTCGTCGCCACCAGCCTGCTGGGGCTGATGGCGGTCGTCTTCGTGATCGCGTGGACGCTGCAGGACACCCACCCGGCCTGGGGGTACGTGCGGGCGATGTCGGAGGCCGGCATGGTCGGCGCGCTCGCGGACTGGTTCGCGGTCACCGCGCTGTTCCGGCGTCCGCTCGGGCTGCCCATCCCGCACACCGCGATCATCCCGGAGCGCAAGGACGCCATCGGGGAGTCGTTGACGTCATTCGTCGCCGACAACTTCCTGAACGAGGACGTGGTGCGTGCCAAGCTGGCCCGTTTCTCGGTGGCCCACCGGGCGGGTCAGTGGTTGTCCAGACCCGAGTCCGCGGAACGCGTCTCGGCGGAGCTGGGGGCGGCTCTCAACGGCATCGGCAACGTCCTCGACGACGACGACGTGAGCGACGTGATGGCGTCGATGATCCAGCGCCGGGCCACCGACTTCGAGGTCGGGCCGCCGCTGGGACGCGTGCTGGGCGACGTCGTCTCCCGCGGCGACCACCTCGACCTCGTCGACGTGCTCGTCGAGCGCATCCACGAGTGGGTGCTGCGCAACGAGCACCTGGTCAGCGGGGCGGTGCTGAACCGGGCGCCGTCGTGGACGCCGAAGTTCCTCGACGTCATCGTCACCGACCGGCTGTTCAACGAGGTCGAGCGGTTCGTCCGGGGCGTCCGCGACGACAAGAACCATCAGCTGCGGATCGCCGTCGACCGTTTCCTCGCCGAGCTCGCCGACGACCTGCAGCACGACGAGATCACCCGGGCCCGCGCCGAGACCGTCAAGCAGCGCATCGTCGACAACCCGGAGGTGCAGAAACTGGTCCGGTCGGCGTGGGGCTCGGTGAAGGCCACCCTGCTCGACGCCGCGAACGACCCCACGTCCACGCTCCGGGTGCGGGCCGCGGCGACCATCGGCGACTTCGGGCGGAAGCTGCTCGACGACGCCGAGCTGGCCGGCAAGATCGACCGCTGGATCGGCGATGCCGCGGGCTACGGCGCCCGGCACTACGCCCACGAAGTGGCCGCGATCATCAACGACACCGTCGCGAACTGGGACGGCGAGGCCACCAGCCGCAAACTCGAACTGCTCGTCGGCCGGGACCTGCAGTTCATCCGGATCAACGGCACCGTCGTCGGCTCACTCGCCGGCCTGGTCATCTACACGGTCGCGCACAACTTCCTGGGCTGA
- a CDS encoding pyridoxal phosphate-dependent aminotransferase has translation MTASRAALVPRMAPFTTTIFAEMSALAAATGAVNLGQGFPDSDGPAAMLRVAQEAIGSGLNQYPPGPGLPVLRNAIAHARSRDHDQEFDPDTEILVTVGATEAIAAAVLAFCEPGDEVLTLDPFYDSYPAVAAMAHARHVAVPLRRDGTGRLALDVEEFAAAVTDRTRIVLLNSPHNPTGTVLTREELTGIATVCRERDLLVVTDEVYEYLTLDGVAHVPIGTLPGMAERTLTVSSGGKTFSATGWKIGWVCGPAPLVAAVRAVKQFLTFVAGPAFQVAVAHGLRHEKSWVDALAVDLGRKRDRLCAGLVAAGFEVFRPQGTYFVLADITPLGGTDGVGFCLELPSRAGVVAIPAQVFSADADRWRTIVRFAFCKADAVIDDACARLSRLSA, from the coding sequence ATGACTGCGTCCCGGGCGGCACTGGTGCCGCGGATGGCCCCGTTCACCACGACGATCTTCGCCGAGATGAGCGCGCTGGCCGCGGCCACCGGCGCGGTGAACCTGGGCCAGGGCTTCCCCGACTCCGACGGGCCGGCCGCGATGCTGCGGGTGGCGCAGGAGGCCATCGGGTCGGGACTCAACCAGTACCCGCCGGGACCGGGACTCCCGGTGCTGCGCAACGCGATCGCCCACGCCCGGTCGCGCGACCACGACCAGGAGTTCGACCCGGACACCGAGATCCTGGTGACGGTGGGGGCCACCGAGGCGATCGCCGCGGCGGTCCTGGCGTTCTGCGAACCCGGCGACGAGGTGCTGACCCTGGACCCGTTCTACGACTCGTACCCGGCCGTGGCGGCGATGGCCCACGCGCGGCACGTCGCGGTCCCGCTGCGCCGGGACGGCACCGGCCGGCTCGCTCTGGACGTGGAGGAGTTCGCCGCCGCCGTCACCGACCGCACCCGGATCGTGCTGCTCAACTCCCCGCACAACCCGACCGGGACGGTGCTCACCCGCGAGGAACTGACCGGGATCGCGACGGTCTGCCGGGAGCGGGACCTGCTCGTCGTCACCGACGAGGTCTACGAGTACCTGACCTTGGACGGGGTCGCCCACGTCCCGATCGGCACGCTGCCGGGGATGGCCGAACGGACGCTGACCGTGTCCAGCGGTGGCAAGACGTTCTCGGCGACGGGCTGGAAGATCGGCTGGGTGTGCGGCCCGGCGCCGCTGGTCGCCGCGGTGCGGGCGGTCAAGCAGTTCCTGACCTTCGTCGCCGGGCCGGCGTTCCAGGTCGCCGTCGCGCACGGCCTACGGCACGAGAAGTCCTGGGTGGACGCCCTCGCCGTCGACCTGGGGCGCAAGCGCGACCGGCTCTGCGCGGGGCTGGTTGCCGCCGGCTTCGAGGTGTTCCGGCCGCAGGGCACGTACTTCGTGCTGGCCGACATCACCCCCCTCGGCGGTACCGACGGGGTGGGGTTCTGCCTTGAGCTGCCCTCCCGGGCGGGGGTGGTCGCCATCCCCGCGCAGGTGTTCTCCGCCGACGCCGACCGCTGGCGGACCATCGTCCGGTTCGCCTTCTGCAAGGCCGATGCGGTCATCGACGACGCCTGCGCCCGGTTGTCCCGGCTGTCGGCCTGA
- a CDS encoding Hsp20/alpha crystallin family protein, which produces MATRFDPFREFERLFDTAQATNRAASAMPMDLFRTGDHFVIRVDLPGADPGSIDVSVDDRMLTIRAERTPSDQGEAQWLVHERPTGTYARQIALGRGVALDDISATYTDGVLTLTIPVAAEAKPRRIEVAHSGQQRQVGDGTTADDSRVVTSG; this is translated from the coding sequence GTGGCTACCCGATTCGATCCCTTCCGCGAGTTCGAGCGCCTCTTCGACACGGCGCAGGCCACGAACCGCGCCGCGTCGGCGATGCCGATGGACCTGTTCCGGACCGGTGATCACTTCGTCATCCGGGTGGATCTGCCCGGCGCCGATCCCGGGTCGATCGACGTCAGCGTCGACGACCGCATGCTCACCATCCGCGCCGAGCGCACGCCGTCGGACCAGGGCGAGGCGCAGTGGCTCGTCCACGAGCGTCCGACCGGCACCTACGCCCGGCAGATCGCCCTCGGCCGTGGGGTCGCGCTGGACGACATCTCGGCGACCTACACCGACGGTGTGCTCACGCTGACCATCCCGGTGGCCGCCGAGGCGAAGCCACGGCGCATCGAGGTGGCGCACAGCGGCCAGCAGCGCCAGGTCGGCGACGGTACGACCGCTGACGACAGCCGCGTGGTC
- a CDS encoding dipeptidase, with amino-acid sequence MTETADRIRTLLADHPVFDGHNDLPWALRTKAGYDLEAMDIAEPQPTLHTDIPRLRAGGVGAQFWSVYVPSDMPGSSAVTATLEQIDCVRRMVAKYPQTFALARTATEVRDIMGGGRIASLLGAEGGHSIDSSLGTLRMLRALGVAYMTLTHNHNTPWADSATDEPRSGGLSDVGRDIVREMNRIGMLVDISHVAPATMRDALATSSAPLIFSHSSCRALCDHVRDAPDDVLTGLKDNGGVIMVTFVPQFVSQECADHDAAEKAEHARLGLTPHTVYSLDAPAGDPAALAEIDRWRAENPVPRATLAQVADHVEHAREVAGVEHIGLGGDFDGVAVLPDGLEDVASYPRLLGELAGRGWSDTELAGLTSGNVLRVLGRAEEIADPGFGI; translated from the coding sequence ATGACGGAAACCGCGGACCGCATCCGCACCCTGCTCGCCGACCACCCCGTGTTCGACGGGCACAACGACCTGCCCTGGGCCCTGCGCACCAAGGCCGGCTACGACCTCGAGGCGATGGACATCGCCGAGCCGCAGCCGACCCTGCACACCGACATCCCCCGACTGCGCGCCGGCGGCGTCGGCGCCCAGTTCTGGTCGGTGTACGTGCCCAGCGACATGCCGGGATCCAGCGCGGTGACCGCCACACTGGAGCAGATCGACTGCGTGCGGCGGATGGTCGCGAAGTACCCGCAGACCTTCGCACTCGCCCGGACGGCCACCGAGGTCCGCGACATCATGGGCGGCGGCCGGATCGCTTCCCTGCTGGGCGCGGAAGGCGGGCACAGCATCGACAGCTCGCTCGGGACGCTGCGGATGCTCCGGGCGCTGGGCGTCGCCTACATGACGCTCACCCACAACCACAACACGCCGTGGGCGGACTCGGCCACCGACGAGCCGCGCTCGGGCGGGCTCAGCGACGTCGGCCGGGACATCGTCCGGGAGATGAACCGGATCGGGATGCTCGTCGACATCTCGCACGTCGCCCCCGCCACCATGCGCGACGCGCTGGCGACATCGTCGGCGCCGCTGATCTTCTCGCACTCGTCGTGCCGCGCGCTGTGCGACCACGTGCGGGACGCCCCGGACGACGTGCTCACCGGGCTCAAGGACAACGGCGGCGTCATCATGGTGACGTTCGTGCCGCAGTTCGTCTCGCAGGAATGCGCCGACCACGACGCCGCCGAAAAGGCCGAGCACGCCCGACTGGGCCTCACCCCCCACACCGTGTACAGCCTCGACGCTCCCGCCGGCGACCCGGCGGCCCTCGCCGAGATCGACCGGTGGCGCGCCGAGAACCCGGTCCCGCGGGCGACTCTCGCCCAGGTCGCCGACCATGTGGAGCACGCCCGCGAGGTCGCCGGGGTCGAGCACATCGGCCTCGGCGGCGACTTCGACGGCGTCGCGGTGCTGCCCGACGGGCTCGAGGACGTGGCGAGCTACCCGCGGCTGCTCGGCGAGCTCGCCGGCCGGGGGTGGTCGGACACCGAGCTGGCCGGGCTCACCTCCGGCAACGTGCTGCGGGTGCTCGGCCGCGCCGAGGAGATCGCCGATCCGGGCTTCGGGATCTAG